The following DNA comes from Geobacter sp..
GGAGACTGACCTGGATCGTCTTGGTGACGATGGGTATCTGGTACTCTTCCAGCACCTTCTGGCACCATTTGACCAGCGGCGAACTGTTCTTGGCGATGCCGCGCTTCAGGACCAGGTGGTTGTTCTTGGCCTTGGTGGGGAGTTTGTACTCGAACCTGTTTTCGTTCAGCTCCGAGTAGGTCTCGGTGGAGAGCTCGGTGCCGATCCCCCGCACCTCCATGAACGAGGTGTCGCTGGCCGTGTCGCCATCGAAGAGGACACGGAAATAGAAGGCAGTTGGCTGCACCGTGGCATCGTTCATCACGCCATCCTCGAAACCGGGGCCACGGGGGACAGGGACACGCCCCCCATGGCCGTTGTGGTGCTACGCTTATTTATTGGCAATCGTGATCCCTTCATGGGCGATATCGATCGACTCGATGGCCGCCTCGTTGCCGTCGGCCTTGAGATCGGTGCCGGAGATCTTGATCGGGAATGCGTTCTTCAGGGTCCAGGTCATGGTCGGATTGCCACCCTCGTCAAGCAGGCTGATGGTGACCGCCTTCCGCTCGATGGTGTTCAGCTTGATCTGGTTGAACCAGTCCCAGAACTTGTTGTCCGACTTGAAAACCCCCTTTTTCATGGAGACGTTGCCGGACTTGATGAGACCGGGCATCTTCACCACCGAGAATTCCTTGCTGTCGCCGGCCCGGTATTCGATGGGGGTCGTCTCGATATTGAGCCCGGACACCTCGCGGAACGAGAGCTGCTGATCCCCCCACTTCACCAGAAAATAGAATTTCGGCAAAGGCCATACGGTTGTGCTTTGAGTTTTTCCATCATCTGCCATTACCCACCTCCGAAATTGATTGAACGAATATGTTGGTTCGGCCGCCGCCCGCCGCCTGCATTCGTGTCTACGTGCTCTTTCTGTAATTCCAGGCTCATTCCGTTGCAGCCGATGAACTCGCCCTCTCGGGCTCAGACAGCATCGGCTGCGGACACTCCATTTCGCCAGGAATTACGACGAAAGAGCCCTGATACGCTCATTCCGGCGACGCGCGACGGCCGGTCTGCCATCAGGCACGAATGCAGACAGCGTGCGACTGCCGGCCGGCAAATTACGACTTCTGCATCTGTTGCTGGAAGGTGATCTCGATGAACTCGGCCGGCCGCACCAGGGCCACCAGCACCGTTACCCGCATGATCCCTTCCAGGATGTCTTCCGGGGTCATGGTCTCGTTGAGGCCGACAAAGACGCCAAAGGCGTCGTCCGGGCTGGTGCCCGCCAGTCCGCCCCGTTTCCAGATGCCGGTGAGGAAGTTGGAGATCATGCTCTTGATGGTGACCCAGGTGGTGGCGACGTTCCCCTCGAACACATAGGCCTTGCTGGCGAGCTTGATCGATTCTTCCAGCATGATCATGGTGCGCCGGACGTTGAGGTACTTCCAGTCGAGGCTGTTGCCGTCCAGGGTGCGCGCCCCCCAGACCAGGGTCCCTTCGCCGATGAACGAACGGATGGCGTTGATCGACTTTCCCTGCGTGGTGACGTTCAGGTCTTCCTGCTCGTCGTGGGAGATGGTTATTGCCGGGGAGACGACCGAACTGAGGCTGACATTGGCAGGTGCGCGCCAGACCCCTTTCGAGTTGTCCACCATGGTGTAGATGCCGGCCATTGCCCCGCTGGGGGGGAGCAGGTTCAGCTTCCGTTTCATGTCCAAAACGATGGTGTTGAAGAGCGGGCTCATGGCGGCCAGGCTCTTGTTGAGCAGCGCCTTGTGACCCGGCACTTCGGCAGGCGCCAGATCCGCCCAATCGCTGGAAATGGAGGTGATGGCCTCGGCCTGCTTGATGAGCTTCCCTTTCTGGGCCTTGATTGCCGGCGGGTCGGCGGGGTCGATGATTGGCGGTGCATCCGCAATGCCCAGTTCGGTTTTCAGGATGGTCTGCAGCATCTCCTTGTTGGTGAAGTTCTCGTAGCTCAAGTCCTTGTCCTGCACGATGGCGGTATTGAGCCAGGGGTAATAGGCCGTGGCATAGTCGAGGTAATTGATGCCGAGCGCGCCGCGGAAGTTTTCGATCACGTCCCCTTCCGGGTCCTTGCGATCTTTGTAGCCGTCATAGATATCGAGAACGGCGATCCGGTTTTTCATCTTGCCGCCGCAGTGGGCCAGTGCCGCCTGCTGCACCGCGATGCAGTCGTCCTGGCTCTTGAGCAGCATGGCATCGGGAATCACGACCATGGTCGGCTCCTGCTCCTTGAGCAGCAGCTCGATGCCGCCGGAGAGCTTGTCCGGTTCGATATCCTTGGTGTAGTCGCCGATGGAGACCACGTAACAGGGTCCGCCGCCGTTCTGGAAGAAGAGCAGCATGCTGTAATAGAGGAAGAACTTCCCGGCTTCCTGGCTCAGGATGTAATCTTTCCCCCCCTGGGAAAAGGTTGCATCTTCGATCGAGGCCGCGTCTTTTTCCTTGATCTCGAACAGGGGGGTCGGGGCATACCCGAAATAGCTCTGATACTCGGCCATCGAGGTGATGCGCCACGGCTTGTTCAGGAGCGGTTTGCCCTTGTTGTCGGCTTTCTCGGTATAACCGATGAAGGCCGGAACAGCCGTTGCCACTTCCACAACCGAACTCGGGAACGCACTCTTTTCCACCACATACACACCAGGGGTTTTCATCAGGCCCATACATTCCTCCTTTTCATGATGATCAGCAGTTGATATAGATATTGGAGACTGCCGCTTCCTGACCGTGTATCAGCTCCTTGCCGAACTGATGGGGCGTGGCAACGGGCAACCGCCTGATAAGCATCTTCCCTCCATTGGCACCTTTCTCCTTGAGTTGAAAAAAGCAGTTACTGTTTTCTTTCACCGGGATCCGCTGCTGCGAAATGAATGTCAGGGCCGTGCGGCCGTCGGGCAGCGACTCCTCCCCCACGTAGTCGAATGCGTAGCCGTTATTCCGGTCAACGATGAATGCATCCCTTTTCTTCATCTCCCCCAGCAGGTAGTAGCGCCAGAACGTCTCGCGCGACTTGAACGCCACGATACATTCGCCGGACCGGTTCGGCACGGAGGCGTCGGCAAACGCGTCGAGCGCCATGGCGAGGTCTATGCTCACGACGAACGCGGGCCTGACCAACCGGTCCCGCTTATCGACAATGTCTCTGAACAGCGACGCATCGAGTTTCTCGAAATCGAGTTCCGAGACGTAGTCGCCGGAGTGCAGTCTGATGGCTCCGGTCGTGCCCGTTGCCACCCCTTTGCGGCTGTCGAAGTAGAGCAGTGCCTCTTCGTTGAAGGTGCCAGGCTCCGTGTAGTACGGGAAATCCCGATCCCTGGTAAACACCTTGAAGACGAGCGCAGACGGTTCGTCGGGATCGGCGATACGCTGGCGTAGTGTGTCGATGCCGCCCGATTCCAGAAGGATGTACACGCCGCTGTCGCTGTGTTTCGTCACCAGGCCGGCCTTGTTGATGAGATGCACGGTGCCGGGCGTCGGGTTGAACACCAGGCTGCGGCATCGCCCGTCGGCAAAGTAGGTATGAGTCACTGAAATTGAGCATAACTGCCGGAATGACGACATCGACATCTTCACCAACGGTTAGAATTTGTAGTGTGGGAGAGCTAGAAGACTTTGGATTGCGGTTTCCGCACCAATGAGACCAACCCTTTGACATCGCCCGTATCGATGGCAACCATCCTGATTTTGTACAGAACCGACGGCAGGTACTTGCCGCTCAATACACTCCAGAGATTGCTCAGGTCGTTGAAGTTCAGACTCTCGATATCGAGCACCAGCTTGTCGATGTTTCGATCCAGTTCCGGGGTGTTCTGGTGATCGAACACCGGCCGGCGCTGGAAGAAACCGATGGTGTTGGAAATGAATTTCAACGCTTCCGGGTAGGTGCTGCCGCCGAAATTTGCCGCAATCATCACATACAGATTCAGATAGACGGGGGGATAACTCGTTATCGAGCTGATCGGCCCTGCCGGGGCCGGATTCGAGCGGTATGCCTCGTTATCCTTCTGGATGTTGACGAGAAAGACGACAACCTTGTTGTTGATGCCCGGCACAATGCTGCCGTCCTGTTCCAGGATGTTGGAGACGGCGACAATATCTTCGCTCAGCTCGAAGGTGCGCTTCAGATATTGATTCAGAAGACCGGCAAGCTGGTTGATGGCGGTGTCGATCACTCCGGAAGCCTCTCGAATCGATCTGGCAAAACGTATGATGGCTCCCTGGCGCCGGGGTTGTGACAGCCGTGCCCGTCCAGGCCACCGTCGTCCGGCAGGGAGAGCAGCCAACTTCCAGGTTAGTTAGATACCGCTAATTGGTGCCAAGGACAATAGCCCGGTCAGGAATATTTTAAATACATTCAAAGAGTTACGTCGAAAGGATTGAGGCGGGTAAACTAATAGCGAAGATGTGGAATGGAAAAGAGAGAAGTGCCTGCTATACAAAGGAAAACACTAGTCGGTGATATCTAGTTACAGCGCACGGTATTCGGACGTCACAAGTTATTATATAGGAAATCGGCAATCTCCTTGTCTGCGGCAAACAACGAATCATCGACATCCATCACTATAATAATATTGAAAATTATCTCTTCATGCATCGAGTTTCACGTTATTACAATCATATAATCGTTTGTAACGGTATCAACTAAATTTATCAGATAATTCAAAATCAGAGCCTTGGCTTCTGAATCAATAACGGAATGCGCTACAAATTTAGCACCATTGATATTGCCCGCAACAAATTGATTACAGGTTCCAATGCTGCCATCTTTTCCCACGAAATGTATGATGTCGTACAGCAGATCTATGAAGTTGAAGCTTCTAGGGATTACATAAAGGTTGTAAAAAGAGTCACAGAAATGCGGGGATAAGAAAAGGGGGTTACAGCGTGTGCCGTAACCCCTAAATTTATGGTCGGGGCGAGAAGATTCGAACTTCCGACCCCCTGCTCCCGAAGCAGGTGCGCTACCAGGCTGCGCTACGCCCCGACGAACCCTTCTTATAGCCGGTTGCCGCTGATTTGTCAACAAATTCCCTGCCATTGCGGGGTATAAAATTATTGTCATCAACAGTCGTAAGTGATACACATAAATCCCTGATCAAGAGCGATAGAGCGAGGCGATATGGCGTTTTGCGATCTGCGCGATTTCCTCTCCCGGCTGGACGAGCTGGGGGAGCTGCACCGGGTGCCGGTAACGGTCGACCCCATGCACGAGATCGCCGCCATTACCTGCCGAGCCTGCCGGCTGCCGGCCGGAGGGCCTGCCCTGCTCTTTCAGCAGGCACTGAGGAGCGCGTTCCCGGTCGTCACCAATCTGTTCGGTTCGAAAAAACGCATGGCTGCGGCGCTCGGGGTGGAGCGCCTGGAGGAACTGACCTCCTGGCTGCGCGGGATACTTGACCGGGAGCCGGGCAGCAGCGCGCTTGAGCGGCTGACGGCTCTTGCTGCGAGCAATCTCTGGCAGCGGGCGACGCCGCAGCTTGTTTCCGCTGCGCCATGCCGGGAGGTGCGGGAAGATCCGCCCGACCTGTCCCGTTTTCCCGTTCTGAAGAGCTGGCCCCTGGATGGTGCTCCTGACCATGCCGGCCGCTTTATCACGCTGCCGCTGGTGATCACCGCTGATCCGGCCGGCAGGGAAACGAACTGCGGCATGTACCGGGTTGCGGTGCTCGGCCCTGATCGGCTGGCGATCCATTGGGGCGAATCGAGCGGCGCTGCTGCCCATGCCCGTGCCTGGCAGACAGGCAGGGAGCCGATGCCGGTGGCCATTGCCGTGGGGGGCGACCCGGCAGTGACCTTTGCCGCGACCCTGCCGCTGCCGAAGGGGATCGACGAGTTTCGCTTTGCCGGCCTGCTGCGGGGAGAGCCGGTGGAGCTGGCGCCTTGCCTGGCCAGCGGCCTGCAGGTCCCTGCCGGCGCGGAGCTGGTCATCGAGGGGGTTATCCACCCCGGTGAAACGGCGCGCGACGGCGCCTTTGGCAACCATACCGGGTATTATGCGGAGCCTTTGGATGCCCCGCTGGTGCGGGTGACCTCGATCAGCCGAAGGCGCGACATGCTCTTTCCGGCTACGGTGGTGGGGCCGCCTCCCATGGAGGACTGCTGGCTTGCCGCTGCGGCCGAAAGGCTCATCCTCTCCCTGCTGCAGATCGACGTGCCGCAGGTGTGCGATATGTATCAACCGCATGCCGGTATCTTTCACGGCGGAACCATTGTTGCGGTACGCAATGCCGTCGGTGGAGGAGGGGAGTTGCTGGCCCGGCTGGGCGAAACGCCATGGCTCGGGCGGTCGCGACTGCTGGTGCTTGTGGATGCGGAACAGTCGCCGGCTGACATCGCCGGCGTGTATTGGCGGATCATGAACAACGTGGCATGGGAACGGGACCTGCGGGTAGACGGAGAGCGGCTTTTCGTCGATGCCACTCGGAAGGATACCGATACCCGGACGCCGCTTCGCCCGGACGACGGCGTCGAGGCGTTGGTGGGAAAACGATGGCGGGAGTATGGCTTCGATGATGGCACTTGAAACGAACAGCGGCCTCTACGGACGGCTGAAGACCTTCCTGGAGATGATCAAATTCTCCCACACCATCTTCGCCCTGCCGTTTGCGCTGACCGGCGCGCTGCTGGCAGCCAGGGGGATCCCTTCGTGGGGACAGATATTCTGGATCGTGATGGCCATGGTTGGCGCGAGAACCGCGGCCATGGGGCTGAATCGTGTGATAGACGCGGAGATCGACGCACGGAATCCGAGGACGGCCAACAGGGCAATCCCTGCCGGGCTGCTCGGCAAGGGGACCGTCATCGCCTTTATCGTCCTTTCGGTGCTGCTGCTGCTCTATGCAGCGTCGCGTCTCAATCCGCTCTGCCTGGCTCTGGCACCGGTCGCACTCTTTTTCCTGGTGCTCTATTCATATTGCAAGCGTTTCACCTCCTTTGCCCATCTGGTACTCGGTCTCTGTCTCGGTGCGGCACCGGTGGGTGCCTGGATCGCGGTGCGCGGCACTATTGAGCTTCCGGTCATCCTGCTGGGGCTGGCGGTGCTCTTCTGGGTCGCGGGGTTCGATATCCTTTACGCCCTGCAGGACCTGGAGTTCGACCGGGCTGCCGGGCTGCATTCAATCCCGGTGAAGCTGGGGGTGAGCGGTTCCCTCTGGCTGGCACGGCTCTTTTCCCTGATCATGGTCGGGCTGCTGGTGGCCGTCCATGCGCTTCTCCCGCTGGGAGGCTTTT
Coding sequences within:
- a CDS encoding DUF4255 domain-containing protein; amino-acid sequence: MIDTAINQLAGLLNQYLKRTFELSEDIVAVSNILEQDGSIVPGINNKVVVFLVNIQKDNEAYRSNPAPAGPISSITSYPPVYLNLYVMIAANFGGSTYPEALKFISNTIGFFQRRPVFDHQNTPELDRNIDKLVLDIESLNFNDLSNLWSVLSGKYLPSVLYKIRMVAIDTGDVKGLVSLVRKPQSKVF
- a CDS encoding UbiD family decarboxylase, coding for MAFCDLRDFLSRLDELGELHRVPVTVDPMHEIAAITCRACRLPAGGPALLFQQALRSAFPVVTNLFGSKKRMAAALGVERLEELTSWLRGILDREPGSSALERLTALAASNLWQRATPQLVSAAPCREVREDPPDLSRFPVLKSWPLDGAPDHAGRFITLPLVITADPAGRETNCGMYRVAVLGPDRLAIHWGESSGAAAHARAWQTGREPMPVAIAVGGDPAVTFAATLPLPKGIDEFRFAGLLRGEPVELAPCLASGLQVPAGAELVIEGVIHPGETARDGAFGNHTGYYAEPLDAPLVRVTSISRRRDMLFPATVVGPPPMEDCWLAAAAERLILSLLQIDVPQVCDMYQPHAGIFHGGTIVAVRNAVGGGGELLARLGETPWLGRSRLLVLVDAEQSPADIAGVYWRIMNNVAWERDLRVDGERLFVDATRKDTDTRTPLRPDDGVEALVGKRWREYGFDDGT
- a CDS encoding phage tail protein, producing MNDATVQPTAFYFRVLFDGDTASDTSFMEVRGIGTELSTETYSELNENRFEYKLPTKAKNNHLVLKRGIAKNSSPLVKWCQKVLEEYQIPIVTKTIQVSLLNASAQPVRTWVFNNAYPVKWNVGDFESKKNEIAIETIEFAYTYSQRFF
- a CDS encoding phage tail sheath family protein, whose protein sequence is MGLMKTPGVYVVEKSAFPSSVVEVATAVPAFIGYTEKADNKGKPLLNKPWRITSMAEYQSYFGYAPTPLFEIKEKDAASIEDATFSQGGKDYILSQEAGKFFLYYSMLLFFQNGGGPCYVVSIGDYTKDIEPDKLSGGIELLLKEQEPTMVVIPDAMLLKSQDDCIAVQQAALAHCGGKMKNRIAVLDIYDGYKDRKDPEGDVIENFRGALGINYLDYATAYYPWLNTAIVQDKDLSYENFTNKEMLQTILKTELGIADAPPIIDPADPPAIKAQKGKLIKQAEAITSISSDWADLAPAEVPGHKALLNKSLAAMSPLFNTIVLDMKRKLNLLPPSGAMAGIYTMVDNSKGVWRAPANVSLSSVVSPAITISHDEQEDLNVTTQGKSINAIRSFIGEGTLVWGARTLDGNSLDWKYLNVRRTMIMLEESIKLASKAYVFEGNVATTWVTIKSMISNFLTGIWKRGGLAGTSPDDAFGVFVGLNETMTPEDILEGIMRVTVLVALVRPAEFIEITFQQQMQKS
- a CDS encoding phage tail protein, with the translated sequence MADDGKTQSTTVWPLPKFYFLVKWGDQQLSFREVSGLNIETTPIEYRAGDSKEFSVVKMPGLIKSGNVSMKKGVFKSDNKFWDWFNQIKLNTIERKAVTISLLDEGGNPTMTWTLKNAFPIKISGTDLKADGNEAAIESIDIAHEGITIANK
- a CDS encoding 4-hydroxybenzoate octaprenyltransferase; protein product: MMALETNSGLYGRLKTFLEMIKFSHTIFALPFALTGALLAARGIPSWGQIFWIVMAMVGARTAAMGLNRVIDAEIDARNPRTANRAIPAGLLGKGTVIAFIVLSVLLLLYAASRLNPLCLALAPVALFFLVLYSYCKRFTSFAHLVLGLCLGAAPVGAWIAVRGTIELPVILLGLAVLFWVAGFDILYALQDLEFDRAAGLHSIPVKLGVSGSLWLARLFSLIMVGLLVAVHALLPLGGFFLGGVFAATLLLCYEHWLLRTGDLSRLDLAFFTTNGYISIIIFLATLAEVLLGKGAA